The Armatimonadota bacterium genome has a segment encoding these proteins:
- a CDS encoding DUF5679 domain-containing protein, giving the protein MQGYCVKCKEKKDIKDAKQIETKNGRPAVQGLCPSCGTKITVIGGKLA; this is encoded by the coding sequence TTGCAAGGCTACTGCGTAAAGTGTAAGGAAAAGAAGGACATCAAGGACGCGAAGCAGATCGAGACCAAGAATGGTCGACCTGCGGTCCAGGGCCTCTGCCCGTCCTGCGGCACGAAAATCACCGTCATTGGCGGCAAGCTGGCGTAA
- the groES gene encoding co-chaperone GroES has protein sequence MIKPIGDKVVVQAVDAPETSIGGILLPDTAKKRPQEGKVIAVGPGRVLDSGQRAQMNVKAGDVVIYAKYGGNEVTVEGEDYVILDQDQIYAVKE, from the coding sequence GTGATCAAACCCATCGGAGACAAAGTTGTGGTACAGGCGGTAGACGCCCCGGAAACGTCCATAGGGGGCATCCTGCTGCCGGACACCGCCAAGAAGCGCCCGCAAGAGGGCAAGGTCATTGCCGTGGGCCCGGGCCGCGTTCTCGATAGCGGCCAGCGCGCCCAGATGAACGTGAAGGCCGGCGACGTGGTGATATACGCCAAGTATGGCGGAAACGAAGTGACCGTTGAAGGCGAGGACTACGTCATCCTCGACCAGGACCAGATTTACGCAGTGAAAGAGTAG
- the groL gene encoding chaperonin GroEL (60 kDa chaperone family; promotes refolding of misfolded polypeptides especially under stressful conditions; forms two stacked rings of heptamers to form a barrel-shaped 14mer; ends can be capped by GroES; misfolded proteins enter the barrel where they are refolded when GroES binds), producing the protein MAAKDLLFDEEARRGLERGVNKVADAVKVTLGPRGRNVVLDKKWGAPTITKDGVTVAKEIELKDPFENQGAQLVREVASKTNDVAGDGTTTATVLAQAMVNEGLRVVAAGGNPMAIRKGIDAAVEKAVGILKEKAISISEKNEVADVASIAGNDREIGELIAEAMDKVGKDGVITVEESKGTDTTLEFTEGMQFDKGYISPYFVTDPERMEVVVEDAAVLIYEKKISSAQDLVPVLEKVAQSRQPLLIIAEDVDGEALATLVVNKIRGILNVVAVKAPGFGDRRKAMLGDIAVLTGGQFISDDLGIKLENITPDMFGKVKRLVVTKENTTLVEGGGTVDGVKGRIAQIKAQIETTDSNYDREKLQERLAKLAGGVAVLKVGAATETELKEKKHRFEDALSATRAAVEEGIVPGGGATLVKIAPELDSLLKGADAEFKVGVNIVKRALEEPLRQIAGNAGLEGSVCVEKVRNLPWGEGLDASTEEYVDLVKAGIVDPVKVTRSALQNAASIANMVLSTECVVVEKPEKKPAPQGGGGGEDYDY; encoded by the coding sequence ATGGCAGCGAAAGACCTGTTGTTTGATGAAGAGGCCCGCAGGGGCCTGGAGCGCGGTGTTAATAAGGTAGCGGATGCCGTGAAGGTCACGCTCGGACCGCGCGGCCGCAACGTCGTATTAGACAAAAAGTGGGGCGCGCCCACCATCACCAAAGACGGCGTAACGGTGGCCAAGGAAATCGAACTGAAGGACCCGTTCGAGAACCAGGGCGCCCAACTGGTGCGGGAAGTGGCCAGTAAGACCAATGACGTGGCGGGTGACGGCACCACGACCGCGACCGTTCTGGCGCAGGCGATGGTCAATGAAGGCCTTCGCGTGGTCGCCGCCGGCGGCAATCCAATGGCCATCCGCAAGGGCATCGACGCCGCCGTGGAAAAGGCCGTCGGCATCCTCAAGGAGAAGGCGATCAGCATCTCCGAGAAGAACGAAGTCGCCGACGTCGCCAGCATCGCGGGCAACGACCGCGAAATCGGCGAACTCATCGCCGAGGCGATGGACAAGGTCGGCAAGGACGGCGTTATCACGGTTGAAGAGTCCAAGGGGACCGATACCACCCTCGAGTTCACCGAAGGCATGCAGTTCGACAAGGGCTACATCAGCCCCTATTTCGTCACCGACCCCGAGCGCATGGAAGTCGTCGTCGAAGACGCCGCCGTGCTCATCTACGAGAAGAAGATCAGCAGCGCCCAGGACCTCGTCCCCGTGCTCGAGAAGGTCGCCCAGAGCCGCCAGCCGCTCCTCATCATCGCTGAAGACGTTGACGGTGAAGCCCTGGCCACCCTCGTGGTGAACAAGATTCGCGGAATCCTGAACGTGGTTGCCGTGAAGGCGCCCGGATTCGGCGACCGCCGCAAGGCGATGCTCGGCGATATCGCCGTGCTCACCGGCGGCCAGTTCATCTCCGATGACCTCGGCATCAAGCTGGAGAACATCACGCCGGATATGTTCGGCAAGGTGAAGCGCCTGGTTGTGACCAAGGAAAACACCACCCTCGTTGAGGGCGGCGGAACCGTGGACGGCGTGAAGGGCCGCATCGCCCAGATCAAGGCACAGATCGAGACCACAGACAGCAACTACGACCGCGAGAAGCTCCAGGAGCGCCTGGCGAAGTTGGCGGGCGGCGTTGCCGTGCTGAAGGTCGGCGCGGCCACCGAGACCGAGCTCAAAGAGAAGAAGCACCGCTTCGAGGACGCCCTTTCGGCCACCCGCGCGGCGGTTGAGGAAGGCATCGTCCCCGGCGGCGGCGCCACGCTGGTCAAGATCGCTCCCGAACTTGATTCCCTGCTGAAAGGCGCGGATGCCGAGTTCAAGGTGGGCGTGAACATCGTGAAGCGCGCTCTCGAAGAACCGCTTCGCCAGATCGCCGGAAACGCGGGCCTCGAAGGCTCCGTCTGCGTCGAGAAGGTCCGCAACCTGCCGTGGGGCGAAGGTTTGGACGCCAGCACCGAGGAGTACGTTGACCTCGTGAAGGCGGGCATCGTGGACCCGGTGAAGGTCACCCGCTCCGCCCTGCAGAACGCGGCCAGCATCGCGAACATGGTGCTGAGCACCGAGTGCGTGGTGGTGGAGAAGCCGGAGAAGAAGCCGGCCCCGCAAGGCGGCGGTGGCGGCGAGGACTACGACTACTAA
- a CDS encoding Nramp family divalent metal transporter yields the protein MHSNGPPAETPGDIIEPTDAVSVAQGAADDLVDIKNAQTEITEEKPKQRTPLLRIGPGLITGAADDDPSGIGTYSVAGAQFGYQLLWLAPLCVPLMIAVQEMCGRVGLVTNKGLAAIIKEHYSRWLLWCVLVLLVVANTVNVYADINVMAASMKMLFGLPFALWATALTLGMVVAQITIPYKHYVKFLKYACLSLLAYVVIAVLPKVHADWHSVAHHLFIPHWSSRPEYILTIVGFLGTTISPYLFFWQAEEQVEDDIADGLTDDAGHRASRVKRSEIRAVRADTAVGMILSQIITVFIIVSTAATLHASGKTDINTAQDAAQALLPLGASAYWLFTLGILGVGLLAVPTLAGSAAYAVAETAGWRFGLYRRFKRAKGFYGTIAVIIIVGYLLNFVHAISPVKALLYSAVLNGLVAPPLIVILLFICNNRKIVGKNANGWLSNALGWLAVVLMTLAGGLLMWMLCTGKAS from the coding sequence TTGCACTCTAACGGGCCGCCAGCCGAGACGCCTGGTGACATCATCGAGCCGACAGACGCCGTTTCCGTGGCGCAGGGCGCTGCCGATGACCTCGTGGACATCAAGAACGCGCAGACGGAAATCACGGAAGAGAAGCCGAAGCAGCGAACCCCGCTGCTGAGAATCGGCCCGGGCCTGATCACGGGCGCGGCGGATGACGACCCATCCGGAATAGGCACCTACTCCGTCGCGGGGGCTCAGTTCGGCTACCAGCTGCTCTGGCTGGCGCCGTTGTGCGTCCCGCTGATGATTGCGGTGCAGGAAATGTGCGGGCGTGTCGGCCTCGTGACGAACAAGGGACTGGCCGCCATCATCAAGGAGCACTATTCCCGATGGCTGTTGTGGTGCGTGCTGGTGCTTCTGGTCGTCGCCAACACCGTCAACGTCTATGCGGACATCAACGTCATGGCCGCTTCGATGAAGATGCTGTTCGGTCTGCCGTTCGCGCTGTGGGCGACGGCGCTGACGCTCGGGATGGTGGTCGCCCAGATCACCATCCCGTACAAACATTACGTCAAGTTCCTGAAGTATGCCTGCCTGTCACTGCTCGCGTATGTCGTCATCGCGGTCCTGCCGAAGGTCCACGCCGATTGGCATTCGGTCGCCCACCATCTGTTTATCCCGCATTGGAGTTCCAGGCCGGAATACATCCTGACCATCGTCGGCTTTCTGGGCACGACGATCTCTCCCTATCTGTTCTTCTGGCAGGCGGAGGAGCAGGTTGAGGATGATATCGCCGATGGCCTCACCGACGATGCGGGCCACCGCGCGAGCCGCGTCAAGCGTTCCGAGATACGGGCTGTTCGCGCGGACACCGCCGTCGGGATGATCCTCTCGCAGATCATCACGGTGTTCATCATCGTTTCCACCGCGGCGACGCTGCACGCTTCCGGCAAGACCGATATCAACACGGCGCAGGACGCGGCGCAGGCGCTGCTGCCGCTGGGCGCGTCAGCCTACTGGCTGTTCACTCTGGGCATCCTGGGCGTCGGGCTGCTGGCCGTGCCAACCCTCGCCGGGTCAGCCGCTTACGCGGTTGCTGAGACCGCCGGATGGCGCTTCGGCCTTTACCGGCGATTCAAGCGCGCGAAGGGGTTTTACGGCACCATCGCCGTCATCATCATCGTGGGTTACCTGCTGAACTTCGTGCACGCGATCAGCCCGGTGAAAGCCCTTCTGTACTCCGCCGTTCTCAACGGCCTGGTGGCGCCTCCGTTGATCGTGATTCTGCTCTTCATCTGCAATAACCGCAAGATCGTCGGCAAGAACGCGAACGGTTGGCTATCGAATGCCCTGGGCTGGCTCGCCGTGGTCCTTATGACGCTGGCGGGGGGGCTTCTCATGTGGATGCTCTGCACCGGCAAAGCGTCGTGA
- a CDS encoding NAD-dependent epimerase/dehydratase family protein: protein MALHTVLGAGGAVANALVPILLDADEPVRLVSRRGYAVPGAEAVKADLTDGQATMDAVRGSSTVYLLAGLAYDIRAWRDQWPKIMASVIAACREASARLIFFDNVYMYGIVDGPMTEETPFNPSSRKGEVRAQIARRLLDEMAAGNVNALIARSADFYGPAIGATSVPNLLVFSNLARGKKAQWMGSADAAHSFTFIPDAARGLYALARRDDAFGQSWHLPTAAPPLTGREFVARAAAAMGGPDGVALLPNWLLTVGGLFNRTIKETGEMVYQYDRPYLFDSGKFDRAFGSMATPYDDGIRITAEHYRPRA, encoded by the coding sequence ATGGCACTTCACACAGTTCTTGGAGCCGGAGGCGCGGTGGCGAATGCGCTGGTCCCGATCCTCCTGGATGCGGACGAACCCGTTCGCCTGGTCTCACGGCGCGGATACGCGGTTCCGGGGGCGGAAGCCGTAAAGGCGGATCTCACCGACGGCCAGGCCACCATGGACGCCGTGCGCGGCTCGTCCACCGTTTATCTTCTTGCCGGTCTGGCCTACGACATACGAGCGTGGCGCGATCAATGGCCGAAGATCATGGCCAGCGTGATCGCGGCCTGCCGGGAAGCGTCCGCCAGGCTGATCTTCTTTGACAACGTGTACATGTACGGCATCGTCGATGGGCCGATGACGGAGGAAACGCCGTTCAATCCGAGCAGCCGGAAAGGGGAGGTTCGAGCGCAGATTGCGCGCCGGCTCCTCGATGAGATGGCTGCCGGCAACGTGAACGCGTTGATTGCCCGGAGCGCGGATTTCTACGGCCCCGCAATCGGCGCCACGAGCGTCCCCAACCTGCTGGTGTTCTCGAATCTCGCCCGTGGCAAGAAGGCTCAGTGGATGGGAAGCGCGGACGCGGCGCATTCGTTCACGTTCATCCCCGACGCCGCCCGGGGATTGTACGCGCTCGCTCGGCGGGACGATGCTTTCGGGCAATCGTGGCATCTGCCGACGGCCGCGCCTCCCCTCACCGGTCGGGAATTTGTCGCGCGGGCGGCCGCCGCCATGGGCGGTCCGGATGGCGTCGCGCTCCTCCCGAACTGGCTGCTTACCGTCGGCGGTCTGTTCAACAGGACGATCAAGGAGACCGGCGAGATGGTGTACCAGTACGATCGCCCGTATCTGTTCGATTCCGGCAAATTCGATCGGGCATTCGGGTCGATGGCAACGCCTTACGACGATGGCATCAGGATCACGGCGGAACACTATCGTCCCAGAGCTTGA
- a CDS encoding NlpC/P60 family protein encodes MSIPTSAPSNAPLPAGTSFQRRAPALGWYVLVAVLVLLWLCPIRSGTLRNAILADAALVWVVGLLVWRRRAVALVLLAVAAVLVLAIAFVPGRPSDPRALRDQYVTSLRGYEGIRYVWGGENHRGVDCSGLVRGALAEAEFRLGARTLNPALLRGAFALWRNDATAMSLRDGYNDRARRVDEVRTLNNARADLLAPGDFAVTPGGNHTLAYLGGGTWIAADPMLRVVKTYRSPDTREFWLSTRLIILRWRVLEP; translated from the coding sequence ATGTCCATTCCCACGTCCGCACCATCGAATGCCCCTTTGCCCGCCGGAACGTCCTTTCAGCGCCGCGCGCCGGCTTTGGGCTGGTACGTTCTCGTTGCCGTTCTCGTCCTCCTGTGGCTTTGCCCCATCCGCTCGGGAACGCTTCGGAATGCGATCCTTGCCGACGCGGCATTGGTATGGGTTGTCGGCCTCCTCGTCTGGCGCCGCCGGGCGGTAGCCCTCGTTCTTTTGGCCGTCGCAGCGGTCCTCGTCTTGGCGATTGCATTTGTGCCTGGTCGCCCGTCGGACCCCAGAGCACTCCGCGACCAATATGTGACGAGTCTGCGCGGTTACGAGGGCATACGGTACGTGTGGGGCGGGGAAAACCATCGGGGTGTCGATTGCTCCGGGCTCGTGCGCGGTGCTCTCGCGGAAGCTGAGTTCCGGCTAGGCGCCCGAACGCTGAACCCGGCGCTGTTGAGAGGAGCCTTTGCGCTCTGGCGCAACGATGCGACCGCCATGTCCTTACGCGATGGATACAATGACCGCGCGCGGCGTGTGGACGAGGTTCGCACCCTGAATAACGCTCGGGCGGATCTGCTCGCCCCGGGCGATTTCGCGGTGACGCCTGGCGGCAACCACACTCTCGCCTATCTTGGCGGCGGGACTTGGATCGCCGCCGATCCGATGCTCCGGGTTGTCAAGACGTATCGATCCCCAGACACCCGCGAGTTCTGGCTTTCGACGCGCCTCATCATCCTCCGCTGGCGCGTCCTTGAGCCGTAG
- a CDS encoding general stress protein has protein sequence MPEQMPEQPRIGRNVTVAIYPTHEGAEAAIKELERSGFDIRKLSVVGKDYHTEEHVTGYYTTGDRMMAWGKFGAFWGGVWGLLFGSAFFVIPGIGPLLMAGPVVAAIISVLDGAVVMGGANALNAALVSMGVPRESANAYETDIAAGKYVLIVDGTREETARAKVLLHLTRHEGVTDHSE, from the coding sequence ATGCCAGAGCAGATGCCCGAACAACCCAGAATCGGCAGGAACGTCACCGTCGCGATCTACCCAACCCATGAGGGGGCGGAAGCCGCCATCAAGGAACTGGAGAGGTCCGGCTTCGATATCAGGAAGCTCTCCGTTGTGGGAAAAGACTACCACACCGAGGAGCACGTAACCGGCTACTACACCACCGGCGACCGTATGATGGCTTGGGGCAAGTTCGGGGCTTTCTGGGGTGGCGTATGGGGGCTGTTGTTCGGGAGCGCCTTCTTCGTCATCCCGGGCATTGGCCCTCTCCTGATGGCGGGCCCGGTGGTCGCCGCCATCATCAGCGTGCTGGATGGCGCGGTGGTGATGGGAGGGGCGAACGCGCTGAACGCGGCTCTCGTCAGCATGGGAGTTCCCCGGGAGAGCGCCAACGCTTATGAGACGGACATCGCCGCCGGCAAGTACGTCCTCATCGTCGACGGGACGCGGGAGGAAACAGCCAGAGCCAAGGTCCTCTTGCATTTGACACGCCACGAGGGCGTGACCGACCACTCGGAATGA
- a CDS encoding PEP-CTERM sorting domain-containing protein (PEP-CTERM proteins occur, often in large numbers, in the proteomes of bacteria that also encode an exosortase, a predicted intramembrane cysteine proteinase. The presence of a PEP-CTERM domain at a protein's C-terminus predicts cleavage within the sorting domain, followed by covalent anchoring to some some component of the (usually Gram-negative) cell surface. Many PEP-CTERM proteins exhibit an unusual sequence composition that includes large numbers of potential glycosylation sites. Expression of one such protein has been shown restore the ability of a bacterium to form floc, a type of biofilm.), which yields MNTRRSIQLVAVAMLAATATAAWAEVTQSVNAANCATVKPAGPRTGANGVKFLNVEGSANGVNASYGVLRFDTSPLKTAFDAQFGAGGYTLSDVSLSLIESNAAFTKPGNIGFAFSPDNTTDISAANTALQYDAANALHSHQFAQTSITSGSFTTTGNVNSGQVDVYDLFAANEGSDALVHAILSGGIATLIVNDEDPTVAATWTGYTNTKPPFLTVKAVQAVPEPGSIALLLGAAPALLAFRRRRA from the coding sequence TTGAACACCAGAAGATCAATCCAACTGGTGGCTGTCGCCATGCTTGCGGCGACGGCCACGGCGGCGTGGGCGGAGGTGACACAATCCGTCAACGCCGCGAACTGCGCAACGGTCAAGCCGGCCGGTCCGCGCACCGGCGCCAACGGCGTCAAGTTCCTCAACGTTGAAGGCTCGGCCAATGGCGTGAACGCTTCCTATGGCGTTCTCCGATTCGACACGTCGCCGCTGAAGACCGCTTTCGACGCCCAGTTTGGCGCAGGCGGATACACCTTGAGTGACGTCAGCCTCTCACTCATCGAGTCCAACGCTGCGTTCACCAAGCCCGGCAACATCGGGTTCGCCTTCTCGCCGGACAACACCACGGACATCAGCGCAGCCAATACGGCTCTGCAGTACGATGCGGCGAACGCGCTGCATTCCCACCAATTCGCGCAGACATCCATTACAAGCGGGTCGTTCACCACCACTGGCAACGTCAACAGCGGCCAGGTCGATGTCTATGACCTCTTCGCCGCCAACGAGGGCAGCGACGCCCTGGTCCACGCGATCCTGAGCGGCGGCATCGCCACCCTCATCGTGAACGATGAGGACCCGACAGTTGCCGCCACGTGGACCGGTTACACCAACACGAAGCCGCCGTTCCTGACGGTGAAGGCGGTTCAAGCCGTTCCTGAGCCGGGCAGCATTGCCCTTTTGCTCGGCGCCGCTCCCGCACTGCTGGCATTCCGCCGCCGCCGCGCGTAA
- a CDS encoding ATP-binding cassette domain-containing protein, with amino-acid sequence MNCLEWDHVWARYGRPWALKDLSLAAEPGCLLAVMGLAGAGKSTLLRVASGGLGAESGRVWVDGRSANRGRARVLGSEETVPGAATVERFIERRIHKAAPTGRGADRRVKKALRAWDLDGVRGARIRTLPDSVRARVSLAAQWAAPAAAWLLDDPGARLDPEWRSALPALLKAWLEAEQGAIVLATHDAETAASADRVAILSAGRVAVVGAPPVLCSACAREEVLVRTLDNDAAAADLRSTLHIEAEHVADGLRMRLRRADAALPGILETLGPRIETVWIRKPTLRDAVRHFSSLPAAADAPVRPPR; translated from the coding sequence ATGAACTGCCTCGAATGGGATCATGTGTGGGCGCGATACGGACGGCCGTGGGCGCTGAAAGACCTGTCGCTGGCCGCCGAGCCCGGCTGCCTGCTCGCCGTCATGGGTCTGGCCGGCGCCGGCAAATCCACGCTGCTTCGCGTGGCGTCCGGCGGGCTGGGCGCGGAATCGGGCCGCGTTTGGGTGGATGGGCGAAGCGCCAATCGCGGCCGGGCCCGCGTCCTGGGCAGCGAGGAGACCGTGCCGGGCGCGGCGACCGTTGAGAGGTTCATCGAACGGCGGATCCACAAGGCCGCACCAACTGGGCGCGGCGCGGACCGCCGGGTGAAGAAGGCGTTGCGGGCGTGGGATCTCGACGGAGTGCGGGGCGCCCGGATTCGGACGCTTCCCGATTCGGTGCGCGCGCGGGTCTCCCTGGCCGCGCAATGGGCCGCGCCGGCCGCTGCGTGGCTGCTGGACGACCCGGGAGCGCGCCTCGACCCGGAATGGCGGTCGGCCCTGCCGGCCCTGCTGAAAGCCTGGCTGGAGGCCGAGCAGGGCGCCATCGTTCTGGCCACCCACGATGCGGAAACGGCGGCTTCGGCCGACCGCGTGGCCATCCTCAGCGCCGGGCGCGTGGCTGTTGTCGGCGCGCCCCCGGTCCTCTGCTCGGCGTGTGCCCGCGAGGAGGTGCTGGTACGCACCCTCGACAACGACGCGGCGGCGGCAGACCTGCGATCGACGCTCCACATCGAGGCGGAACACGTGGCGGATGGCCTGCGCATGCGGCTTCGGCGGGCCGACGCGGCGCTGCCGGGCATCCTGGAGACGCTGGGGCCGCGCATAGAAACGGTGTGGATCCGAAAGCCTACCCTTCGCGACGCCGTGCGGCACTTCTCCTCGCTGCCCGCGGCCGCGGACGCGCCGGTTCGCCCCCCGCGCTGA
- the murA gene encoding UDP-N-acetylglucosamine 1-carboxyvinyltransferase, protein MDKIYITGGKRLEGRVRISGSKNATLAVLAAALTSKGEVTLRNVPEIGDIDTMLELFEVLGVQIRRTPQDPTEITLNCANLATSEAPYDIVNRMRASFNVLGPLLARNGHARVALPGGCDIGARPVDFHLKGLEAMGAVIHVNKGYVEAVCPRLRGANILMDYPSVTATSHLMATACLAEGRTVIESAAMEPEVMDVAAFLSKMGARIWGAGTKTIEIEGVGELGPCRHNMIPDRMEAGTFALAAAITGGEIFLEGAIPEQMTATLLKLQQTGTVVEPLGLPARQDHLASGTIAGMFEPEGRIETDTAVAAHGLMVVGPKRPQPVDIRTMPHPGFPTDMQQPMASLLCIADGCSLITETLFERRFKYVNELQRMGANIRTDGQSAIILGVDRLIGCQVQASDLRAGAALVLAGLVAEGETEVDKVHYIDRGYSQIVRKLAGVGADISRRDVEAPVIAMAA, encoded by the coding sequence TTGGACAAGATATATATAACCGGCGGAAAACGGCTTGAAGGCAGAGTCCGCATCAGCGGCAGCAAAAACGCCACACTGGCCGTTCTCGCCGCCGCTCTCACCAGCAAGGGGGAAGTCACCCTCCGAAACGTTCCCGAGATTGGCGACATCGATACCATGCTGGAACTCTTCGAAGTCCTTGGCGTCCAGATCCGCCGGACTCCCCAGGATCCGACCGAGATCACTCTCAACTGCGCGAATCTGGCCACCAGCGAAGCGCCTTACGATATCGTCAACCGGATGCGCGCATCGTTCAACGTCCTGGGTCCCCTTCTTGCCCGCAACGGCCACGCTCGTGTGGCTTTGCCCGGCGGATGTGACATCGGGGCGCGCCCCGTGGATTTCCACCTCAAGGGGCTGGAGGCGATGGGCGCGGTTATCCATGTGAACAAGGGTTACGTGGAAGCCGTGTGTCCGCGTCTGCGCGGCGCCAACATCCTGATGGATTACCCGTCTGTGACGGCGACCAGCCACCTGATGGCCACCGCCTGCCTCGCCGAAGGCCGAACGGTGATCGAAAGCGCGGCGATGGAGCCGGAAGTGATGGATGTGGCCGCTTTCCTGAGCAAAATGGGCGCGCGCATCTGGGGTGCGGGAACGAAGACAATCGAGATTGAAGGCGTCGGCGAACTGGGCCCGTGCCGCCACAACATGATTCCAGACCGCATGGAGGCCGGCACGTTTGCGCTGGCCGCGGCCATCACCGGCGGCGAGATATTCCTGGAAGGCGCCATTCCCGAGCAGATGACGGCCACCCTGCTGAAACTTCAGCAGACAGGCACCGTCGTCGAACCGCTCGGTTTGCCCGCCCGCCAGGATCACCTGGCCAGCGGTACCATCGCCGGCATGTTCGAGCCTGAAGGCCGCATTGAAACCGATACCGCCGTCGCCGCGCACGGCCTGATGGTCGTGGGGCCAAAGCGCCCGCAACCGGTCGACATCCGCACCATGCCGCACCCTGGCTTCCCCACGGACATGCAGCAACCCATGGCCTCGCTGCTCTGCATCGCGGACGGCTGCTCGCTCATCACCGAGACCCTGTTCGAGCGCCGATTCAAGTACGTCAACGAGCTCCAGCGCATGGGCGCCAACATCCGCACCGACGGCCAGAGCGCCATCATCCTCGGAGTGGATCGCCTCATCGGCTGCCAGGTCCAGGCCAGCGATCTCCGCGCCGGGGCCGCGCTCGTTCTCGCGGGGTTGGTGGCCGAGGGCGAAACCGAGGTCGATAAGGTCCATTACATCGATCGCGGCTACAGCCAGATCGTGCGCAAACTGGCCGGCGTTGGCGCCGACATCTCCCGGCGAGACGTCGAAGCGCCGGTTATCGCCATGGCCGCGTAG
- a CDS encoding addiction module protein — MDVTAVLKEVGTWPVEQRLQLMDAVWDSLDDAGTLPELTDAQRLELDRRIAEADAHPEDGIPRKS, encoded by the coding sequence ATGGATGTCACGGCCGTATTGAAGGAAGTCGGTACCTGGCCGGTTGAGCAGCGGCTCCAACTGATGGACGCCGTATGGGACAGTCTGGATGACGCGGGGACGTTACCGGAGCTAACCGACGCTCAACGGTTGGAGCTCGACCGGCGGATCGCCGAAGCCGACGCGCATCCCGAAGATGGAATACCTCGGAAGAGCTAA